The nucleotide sequence GTCGACGAAGCGGCCATTTTGTCGACCTGCAATCGAACTGAGATTTATGTCAGTGGCCGACTGTCATCTTCCTGGCTTTTGGCCGATTGGCTGGAGCAGTTTCATGGTCTGTCGGCAGGGACATTGCGCGGCCGTTTGTATTGCCACGAAGGTCAGCAAATGGTCGAGCATTTATATGCGGTGGCCGCTGGACTTGACTCAATGGTGCTTGGCGAACCACAGATCTTGGGACAAGTTAAGCAGGCCTACCAGCAAGCGCGAGAAGTCGGTGCCATCGGGCAAATTTTGGAACGATTGTTTCAGCAAACCTTTGCGGTGGCGAAGAAAATTCGTTCTGAGACCGAAATTGGTGCCAGTGCGGTGTCGGTGGCCTATGCAGCGGTTTCTTTGGCAAAGCAGATTTTCGGAGCGCTTGATGAGACATCGGCTTTGCTGGTTGGCGCCGGTGAGACCATTGAGCTTGTGGCCAAACATCTGGCTACCGGCGGTTGTCGACGTCTGACTGTCGCCAACCGAACGCGTCGTCGCGCCGAGGAATTGGCTGCACAATTTGACGCTTCGGTGTGTGCGTTGGATGACATCCCTGAACAACTTGTGCATGCAGATCTTGTGATCACCTCAACAGGGAGCTCGTTGCCCATTATCGGCAAAGGGATGGTCGAAGCTGCGCTCAAGCAACGACGCCATCGACCAATGTTTATGGTCGATCTCGCTGTGCCTGCAGATATTGAGCATCAAGTTGGCGAACTTCGGGATGTGTATTTGTATAATGTTGATCACCTGAAAAAAGTGGTGGACGAAAATTTACGTATTCGCGAAACCGCTCGAGCGGAGGCGCTGCGCATCGTTGTTGAGTCAGCCGAAGCGTTTATGGAGTGGCAGCAAGGACTATCACACGTTGATGTGATTCGGACGTTTCGCAGCCATTATGAGAATTTGTGTGAGCAGGAATTGAAACGTGCCCTGCGGTTATTGGAAACACAGTCACCTGAACAAGTGGTTCGACAGCTGGCGCATCGTTTGACGAACAAATTTTTGCACCGTCCCACGCGATTCTTGCAGGACGCGAGTCGACAGGCAGAAACGGATAAAGTTCGACAGCTGTGTGAGATCTTTAATCTACAACACAAGAATCGTCATCACGAATGAAATCTTCGATAAAAAATAAATTATCGCAACTTGCCGAGCGGCATGAAGAATTGGCCGCGCTTTTGTCTGATGCTGAAGTCATTCAGGACAACGAGCGTTTTCGAACGTTATCGCGCGAATATGCCGAATTAGAAACCGTCGTGTCGCTGTTCAAGCAATGGGAAAAAGTTTCTCAGGATTTGGCGCAGGCGAAATCCATGCTGGCAGACAGTGACGGTGAGATGCGCGCCTTAGTCGAAGATGAAATTAGGGATTGCGAGTCTCGCCTTGAAGCATTGGAGCTGTCGCTGCAGAAAGCGTTGCTGCCAAAAGATCCAAACGATCACAAGGATGTTTTTCTTGAAATTCGGGCGGGGACTGGCGGTGATGAGGCGGCTTTGTTTGCAGGCGATCTTTTCAGGATGTATGGCAAGTATGCGGAACGCAAGGGTTGGCGCCTTGAGATAGTTTCCGCCCACCCAGGGGAAAAAGGTGGGTATAAGGAAATCATCAGTCGAATTTGTGGCGATCATGTTTACTCCCGACTGAAGTTTGAATCGGGCGCTCATCGTGTACAGCGCGTCCCCGAAACCGAAAGTCAGGGGAGAATTCATACATCGGCATGCACGGTCGCCATTTTGCCAGAAGCCGATGAGATTGAGTTGCCAGAAATCAATCCAGCCGATCTGCGGGTGGATACCTTCCGAGCGTCTGGGGCGGGTGGACAACATGTCAATAAAACCGATTCCGCCGTTCGGATTACCCATTTGCCGACCGGGATTGTGGTGGAATGTCAGGACGAACGTTCACAGCACAAAAACCGTGCGAAAGCGATGAAAATGTTGCAGTCCAAAATTCTCGATATGCGCCAGCGTGAGCAACAGGCCGAAGAAGCCACGACGCGTCGTAATTTGGTGGGTACGGGCGATCGCTCGGATCGCATTCGAACCTACAACTTTCCTCAGGGCCGTGTGACGGATCATCGCATCAACTTGACGCTCTATAAGTTAGACGAGATTTTGGAAGGCGATCTTGACCAGATCATCGAGCCATTACTCAACGAACATCAAGCCGATCTACTTGCTGCCATGTCGGAAGATGAAGCGTAACCGATGGCGGAGCAACGGCAAGGATTGACAATAAAACAGCTGCTCAGTGAAGGGGTGGCTTTGCTTGAAAACTGGTCAGAGACAGCTGCCCTAGATGCCCGAATCTTGCTTGAGCATGTTGTTGGTATGACGCATGCCGAGCTCATCATTCGCGATCAAGAACCAGTGGCCGAGGCACAAAAGCGCGCGTATCTTGAACTGCTCGCCCGACGCGCCAAAGGGGAACCAGTCGCCTATCTTATCGGCGAAAAAGAATTTTGGTCACTGCCTTTCATGGTGACACCCGCCACCCTCATTCCGCGCCCTGAAACCGAATTGTTGGTGCAATACTTGATAGAACATTTGGCCCATGGCTGTCGCGTGGTGGATCTTGGCACCGGCAGTGGCGCTATCGCCATTGCGCTTGCCAAGTCACGTCCGGATCTTGAGGTTTGGGCGACAGATCTTTCGGAAGCTGCGTTGGCCGTGGCCAAGGCAAATGGAGAGCGCCATGGCGTACGAGTGCATTGGCGCCTTTCAGACTGGGGCGCAGCGTTGACTGGAATCGTGTTTGATGCCATTGTCTCCAATCCGCCCTATATTGCAGAGAGCGATCGCCATTTACAACAGCCAGCCTTGCAATACGAGCCGCGAAATGCGCTGGTATCGGGAGAAGATGGATTGGATGACATCAGAAAAATTGTCAGATATGCCGAAGGCGCTTTGACGCCGGGCGGCGTTCTTGTGCTTGAGCACGGTTATCAGCAGGGCCCGGCGGTTAAAGAATTGATGACAAAAGCAGGCTTTTGCCAGCCACAAGTGTTATATGATTTGGCCGGGTTATGGCGGGCGACCTGTGGATGCAGACCGACTGCGGAAGAAAGGAGCGACAGTAATGAAAAAGTATAAGTTGTGGGCTTGGGTTGGACTTTTGGCGTGGGGGGTGGTTCGGGCTGCTTTGCCGGTGGCAGTGGACGGTGAGCCGCTTCCGACATTGGCGCCAATGATTGAGCGTGTTGCTCCGGCCGTGGTCAACATTGCCAGCACCAAAGTGGAACAAGGTGCGCTTTACCGAGATCCGTTTTGGGGGCGCTTATTTCGGACGCCCTCTCGGAAGGCGCAATCATTAGGCTCTGGCGTCATTGTGGATGGCAAACATGGCTACATTTTGACCAATCAACATGTGATTGGTGATGCAGACGAGATCACTGTACGGTTGGCGGATGGGCGTGAATTTGAAGCAACACTGGTGGGGGCCGATAAGGCTTCTGACGTCGCGGTCATCCAGATTAACGCAGAAGATCTCGTCGCCGTGCCGATGGCCGATTCCGACAAGGTGCGGGTGGGTGACTTTGTCGTCGCGATCGGCAACCCGTTTAATTTGGGACAAAGTGTCACAAGCGGTATCGTGAGTGCAGTTGGACGAAGTGGCTTAGGCATCGAGGACTTTGAGGATTTTATTCAGACAGATGCGGCCATTAATCCGGGAAACTCAGGTGGCGCCTTGGTCAATCTAAAAGGGGAGTTAGTGGGCATTAATACCGCCATCATTGCGCCTGGTGGCGGTAATGTCGGTATTGGCTTTGCCATTCCGATCAACCTTGCTCACCGTTTGATGCAACAATTAATTCGGTATGGTGAAGTCAGACGCGGTTATTTCGGTATACGTGGTGATGTGCTCACGCCAGCCCTAGCCAGAGCATTAC is from Gammaproteobacteria bacterium and encodes:
- a CDS encoding glutamyl-tRNA reductase, which encodes MALTVLGLNHKTAPVEVRGWVNFAPEQLSAAYNQLLALEEVDEAAILSTCNRTEIYVSGRLSSSWLLADWLEQFHGLSAGTLRGRLYCHEGQQMVEHLYAVAAGLDSMVLGEPQILGQVKQAYQQAREVGAIGQILERLFQQTFAVAKKIRSETEIGASAVSVAYAAVSLAKQIFGALDETSALLVGAGETIELVAKHLATGGCRRLTVANRTRRRAEELAAQFDASVCALDDIPEQLVHADLVITSTGSSLPIIGKGMVEAALKQRRHRPMFMVDLAVPADIEHQVGELRDVYLYNVDHLKKVVDENLRIRETARAEALRIVVESAEAFMEWQQGLSHVDVIRTFRSHYENLCEQELKRALRLLETQSPEQVVRQLAHRLTNKFLHRPTRFLQDASRQAETDKVRQLCEIFNLQHKNRHHE
- the prfA gene encoding peptide chain release factor 1; this encodes MKSSIKNKLSQLAERHEELAALLSDAEVIQDNERFRTLSREYAELETVVSLFKQWEKVSQDLAQAKSMLADSDGEMRALVEDEIRDCESRLEALELSLQKALLPKDPNDHKDVFLEIRAGTGGDEAALFAGDLFRMYGKYAERKGWRLEIVSAHPGEKGGYKEIISRICGDHVYSRLKFESGAHRVQRVPETESQGRIHTSACTVAILPEADEIELPEINPADLRVDTFRASGAGGQHVNKTDSAVRITHLPTGIVVECQDERSQHKNRAKAMKMLQSKILDMRQREQQAEEATTRRNLVGTGDRSDRIRTYNFPQGRVTDHRINLTLYKLDEILEGDLDQIIEPLLNEHQADLLAAMSEDEA
- the prmC gene encoding peptide chain release factor N(5)-glutamine methyltransferase; translated protein: MAEQRQGLTIKQLLSEGVALLENWSETAALDARILLEHVVGMTHAELIIRDQEPVAEAQKRAYLELLARRAKGEPVAYLIGEKEFWSLPFMVTPATLIPRPETELLVQYLIEHLAHGCRVVDLGTGSGAIAIALAKSRPDLEVWATDLSEAALAVAKANGERHGVRVHWRLSDWGAALTGIVFDAIVSNPPYIAESDRHLQQPALQYEPRNALVSGEDGLDDIRKIVRYAEGALTPGGVLVLEHGYQQGPAVKELMTKAGFCQPQVLYDLAGLWRATCGCRPTAEERSDSNEKV
- a CDS encoding PDZ domain-containing protein — its product is MKKYKLWAWVGLLAWGVVRAALPVAVDGEPLPTLAPMIERVAPAVVNIASTKVEQGALYRDPFWGRLFRTPSRKAQSLGSGVIVDGKHGYILTNQHVIGDADEITVRLADGREFEATLVGADKASDVAVIQINAEDLVAVPMADSDKVRVGDFVVAIGNPFNLGQSVTSGIVSAVGRSGLGIEDFEDFIQTDAAINPGNSGGALVNLKGELVGINTAIIAPGGGNVGIGFAIPINLAHRLMQQLIRYGEVRRGYFGIRGDVLTPALARALQVPTHGGIVVTQVTPNSPADEIGIKPYDVITQVDQRQVASMAQFNNYVGLQPAGSRVRVVFWRDGQKLERVATLRMPDYKRV